The following coding sequences are from one Arachis hypogaea cultivar Tifrunner chromosome 7, arahy.Tifrunner.gnm2.J5K5, whole genome shotgun sequence window:
- the LOC112701418 gene encoding uncharacterized protein, whose translation MRYYSYTPLRVFLVDVYREIRHTERLPPPRPIKNKKGGSRSEYCEYHKLYGHSTNDCYNLKNVIEKLAREGQFDIYLRKKSDHHGKRKRDQEDRRDPLPQTPERHIYMISGGFSRGGLTKLSRKRHLKEVYQVRDELPDLLTISFTKKDGQGIISGHNDPVVITMILTNAHLRRTLVDQGSSADILFKPAFDKLGLDKKKLRAYPDTLYGLRDTPIKPLGFIPLHITFGKGMKSKTLSIDFIVIDVGSVYNPLIGKITLNRLGAVVSNSHLCMKFPIPEGIATIRGDQKLAKKCYNESLNLREKGKEVHTIELGGVRTKEDL comes from the coding sequence ATGAGATAttactcttatactcctctacgaGTTTTCTTAGTCGACGTCTATAGGGAAATTCGTCACACTGAAAGGCTACCTCCTCCTAGACCTATCAAGAATAAGAAAGGGGGAAGTCGTAGTgagtactgtgagtaccataagctaTATGGGCACTCAACAAATGATTGTTACAAcctaaaaaatgtgatagaaaagctggccagagaaggtcagTTCGACATATATCTCAGAAAAAAGTCGGACCATCATGGCAAGAGAAAGCGAGATCAGGAGGATCGAAGAGATCCACTACCACAGACCCCGGAAAGGCACATATATATGATCTCCGGGGGGTTTTCTAGGGGAGGTCTCACAAAGTTATCTCGCAAGAGGCACCTGAAGGAAGTCTACCAGGTCAGGGACGAATTGCCCGACCTCCTAACAATCTCTTTCACCAAAAAAGATGGGCAAGGCATTATTTCCGGACATAATGATCCGGTAGTGATAACTATGATCCTCACCAATGCCCATCTACGTAGGACCTTGGTGGATCAAGGGAGCTCGGCAGACATCCTGTTCAAACCAGCATTTGACAAGCTAGGATTGGACAAAAAGAAGTTAAGAGCTTACCCTGATACCCTATATGGGCTGCGGGatacgccaataaagccactaggattcATACCCCTACACATAACTTTTGGAAAGGGGATGAAATCCAAGACTCTGAGCatcgacttcatagtcatcgacgtgggTTCGGTCTATAATCCTCTAATTGGCAAAATAACCCTTAATCGGCTTGGAGCAGTGGTATCTAACTCCcatctctgcatgaaattcccaataCCAGAGGGAATAGCAACCATCAGGGGAGATCAGAAACTGGCAAAaaagtgctacaatgaaagcctaaacctgagagaaAAAGGCAAGGAGGTCCACACCATTGAGCTTGGAGGAGTCCGAACTAAAGAAGATTTATGA
- the LOC140174344 gene encoding uncharacterized protein: MSHKLSVYPGSRPIQQRRQKLGPECPQVVEDEIQALLEAGFIGEVKYPAWLANVVLVKKQNESAGDQEEASTIWELYVDGSSNKIGSGTGIILVNQEGTQIEVSLKFEFPCSNNQAKYEALIIGLKLAEEVGATKVVVFSDSHVVTSQINGEYQAKDPNMKRYLDKTLEYLRRFSETEVKHITQDLNSKANALSKLASTKPGENNRSLI, translated from the exons ATGTCGCATAAACTATCGGTGTACCCTGGGTCACGACCTATTCAGCAGAGAAGACAAAAGCTCGGACCTGAATGCCCTCAAGTGGTGGAAGATGAAATACAAGccctcctagaagccggcttcatcggAGAGGTCAAATATCCGGCTTGGCTAGCAAATGTGGTGCTAGTCAAGAAAcaaaacg AATCTGCAGGGGATCAAGAAGAGGCTTCCACAATTTGGGAACTATATGTGGATGGCTCTTCCAACAAAATCGGAAGCGGCACAGGCATAATACTTGTCAACCAAGAGGGAACTCAAATTGAagtctccctcaaatttgaattcccatgCTCCAACAACCAGGCAAAATATGAAGCCTTAATCATTGGGCTGAAGCTAGCAGAGGAAGTCGGTGCGaccaaagtagttgtgttcagCGACTCTCATGTGGTGACCTCTCAAATCAATGGGGAGTATCAGGCTAAAGAccctaatatgaaaaggtacttggacAAAACTTTGGAGTACCTTAGGCGGTTCTCGGAGACCGAGGTTAAACACATAACTCAAGATCTCAATAGCAAGGCAAatgccctctccaagttagcaagcaccaaaccaggggaaaATAATAGAAGCTTGATTTAA